One genomic region from Vitis riparia cultivar Riparia Gloire de Montpellier isolate 1030 chromosome 17, EGFV_Vit.rip_1.0, whole genome shotgun sequence encodes:
- the LOC117934411 gene encoding uncharacterized protein LOC117934411: MRRQFPQLLPPIYSSTKAPTLSVISTKRTLPSLSPPNIFSRFLFVSALLSMDCGVEMQRSPVLGLSPSFNSYNSGRLAEIAARIIEELGESEFQTEIEAGNDLEESIHSLQVKEGDEESALFSEVKSGNDDEDVKEDEVDGDGDDDSEFAFVWREPETSPISADEIFYNGQIRPVFPIFNRDLLLGEGQNQDVSVKPPTPASIRRPLRKLLIEERGTGSCSSSEADELEGVPAGTYCVWTPKAAESPPARCRKSNSTGSSKRWKFRDFLHRSNSDGKDTFVFLTPNSSMKKKAEKEAPSGAGKPKPKAVARENATSANRKNNTAAKKEGDRRRSFLPYRQDLVGFFANVNGLSRNLHPF; encoded by the coding sequence ATGAGGAGGCAGTTTCCACAACTACTTCCGCCTATTTATTCGAGCACCAAAGCACCCACACTTTCGGTCATTTCTACCAAACGCACCCTTCCCTCTCTCTCCCCTCCCAATATATTCTCTcggtttctctttgtttctgCGTTGTTATCTATGGATTGTGGGGTCGAAATGCAGCGGAGTCCAGTGCTAGGTCTTTCGCCCAGCTTCAACAGCTACAACTCCGGCAGGCTTGCTGAGATTGCTGCCAGGATTATTGAAGAGTTGGGAGAGTCGGAGTTTCAAACCGAAATTGAAGCTGGAAATGATCTTGAGGAATCCATTCATTCTTTGCAAGTTAAAGAAGGTGATGAGGAATCCGCTCTTTTCTCCGAAGTTAAAAGtggaaatgatgatgaagacGTGAAAGAGGATGAGGTCGatggtgatggtgatgatgattcAGAGTTTGCTTTTGTGTGGAGGGAGCCGGAGACGTCGCCGATTTCGGCGGATGAGATTTTCTACAACGGCCAGATTCGGCCGGTTTTTCCGATTTTTAACAGGGATTTACTGCTAGGCGAGGGGCAGAACCAGGATGTTTCCGTAAAGCCGCCGACTCCGGCATCGATTCGGCGTCCTTTGAGGAAGCTTTTGATAGAGGAGAGAGGAACGGGTTCGTGCTCGTCATCGGAGGCTGACGAGCTCGAGGGAGTGCCGGCAGGGACGTACTGCGTGTGGACGCCCAAGGCGGCGGAGTCTCCACCGGCAAGGTGCAGGAAGAGCAACTCCACGGGATCATCGAAACGGTGGAAGTTCCGCGACTTCCTCCACCGGAGCAACAGCGACGGCAAGGACACTTTCGTCTTCCTCACTCCGAACTCCAGCATGAAGAAAAAAGCAGAAAAGGAAGCCCCCTCGGGCGCCGGAAAACCTAAGCCAAAAGCAGTAGCCCGGGAGAATGCGACGTCAGCAAACCGGAAAAACAACACAGCGGCAAAGAAGGAAGGTGATCGACGGCGGTCGTTTCTTCCGTACAGGCAAGATCTGGTAGGATTCTTCGCAAATGTGAACGGCTTGAGTAGGAATCTCCATCCCTTCTAG